AGGATACCCTAGGGAATGGAATGGCATAGCACTGATGCTCAAAGCTTAGCAATCATTGATCAGGAAATCGGCGATCATAGCTTCTCTCCTGCGGAATATGAAATTTTGCGTCGAGTCATCTATGCCACAGCAGACTTCGAGTACAAGTCCCTGATCCGATTTTCTGAGCAATCCTTGCAGGCAGGTGCAGCTGCACTGGCGGCTCGGACAACGATCATTGTGGATGCCCCCATGGTACAGGTTGGCATTACACCGCTAATCCAAGCTACCTTTGCCAACCCTGTGTATTGCAGCATGGATGCCCTGACAAGACCTCAAAAGGAAAAAACCCGCATAGCTTGGGGGATTGAAACCTTAGCACAGCGCTATCCAGAAGGCATCTTTGTGGTGGGGCAAGCCCAAACAGCTCTAGCGACGATCGTGGAAATGATTGAGCAGGAAGCGATTCGTCCTGCGTTGGTGATTGGGGCAACGGCTGGCTTTATAGACGCTGACGTACTCAAGGATCGCCTTCGAGATTCCCTCGTGCCCCACATTCGGATTGATGGCCGCAAGGGCAGTTCTGTTGTAGCTGTGGCCATCTTAGAAGGGCTGATCGAGCTAGCTTGGGAAGCCTATGGCAAAGAGCCACTCTAAAGCAACTGGCGGTAACAAGGTGATCTATTATCTAGTGCTCTGGCAACTCTGAGGAATTGAGATAACTGGAGATCCATGGGGATGAATAGCTGATATGTTACAAATGCCCTGTAACGGTGACCTGGAATATGACCTACTGCCTTGGGATTGTAACGTGCTATGGCTTGGTAATGGCGGCAGATTCTCGCACAAATGCAGGTGTAGACTACATTTCCACATATCAGAAATTGTTCAACTTTTCACAACCTGGCGATCGGGTAATCTTGATCTGCACAGCGGGCAACTTGGCAATCACCCAAAGTGTGCTCACAGCCCTCAAGCGAGATCTCAGCCTTGCAGATACACCGAACCTGCATACGATGCCGACGTTATATGATGCGGCCCGATACGTAGGTAACAAAGTGCGTGAAGTGCAAACCTACGATCGAGAATGGCTGCAAAAAGATGGCATTGACTTTCAATGCAGTTTTCTCTTGGGCGGACAGATTCAGGGACAGGCTACAGAGCTATTTTTAATCTACAGCCAGGGTAATTGCATTCAAGCAACACCCGAAACTCCCTTCCTACAAATTGGGGAAGCCAAATACGGCAAGCCCATTCTGGATCGCATTGTTACCTGTGAAACCTCATTAGAGGCAGCTACCAAAGCAGCATTGCTATCGATCGACTCCACCATGCGTTCCAATGCGTCTGTAGGGCCGCCCATCCATTTAATGAAATACTATGTCAACAGCTTTGTGATCGACCACCAAATTCAATTGAACTCTGGGGATCCGTACTTGATTACAATGCGTAAACTGTGGGAGTCCTCACTGCGAGATGCCTTTGATCAAATTCCAGATCCAAGTTGGCATTAGGTAGGTGTTAGGGGTTAGGTGCTACGTGTTAAGGGTTGGAGGTTGGATGTTACGATCGTGGTAACGCATGTTGCCTTGTGAATCGCGCCCATGACTTCAGCAAACGATATTATTCGGCTGCAAAAAGCGCTCTCCCTAGAGGCAGAGCACAGCTTTAATGATGTTATGGGTAAGCAATATCGCTTTAGTGAGTTTCTGACGCTGAGCCTCAAGCAATTGCCAGATCAGTGGGCAACCCAAGCAATGCAACCGTTACCAGCCTATGACCAGTCTCGATGCCACACCCTAGCGGATGAGTTTACCCGCTACAGTGACCTGAGCTTTGCTGAACGGCAGCATTTAGTGGCGGAAACGCGGCGATTTTTGCATCAGGTGCAGGTGACAACTCGCCAATCACAGGTGGTCGAAACGAGGACACCTAGCCTTGAGCGCCAGCTAACAAGGGCTGAGGATAATGGACAATCGCCAGCCGTTGTTCCCAAACCTACAACCCTAACAGACAACGGCAGAGATCTGTTGCAGCGATCAGTTCCCCTGACGCTCGATCAACCCTTGGAGAAGGTGAACGGCATTGGTACGAGCCTGGCACGGCGACTAGAGCGGTTGAATTTATTCACTGTGCGAGATTTGCTCTACTACTATCCCCGTGATCATGTAGACTACGCTCGTCAAGTGCCTATCCGCGGTCTAGAGCCAGGAAACACTGTGACTTTGATGGGAACTGTGCAGCGATGTAACTGCTTCACTAGTCCTAAGAACAAGAAGCTAACAATTTTAGAGTTGATACTGAAGGATAAGACAGGACAGATCAAGCTTAGTCGCTTCTATGCTGGGGCTAGATACACGAACCGAGGCTGGCAGGAACAACAGAAAAAACTGTATCCCGTAGGGGCGGTGATTGCAGCCTCCGGTCTAGTGAAGCAAAGCAAATATGGCCTCACCCTAGACAACCCAGAACTGGAAGTGTTGGATCATCCGGGGGGTACGATCGAGTCCATTACCGTTGGGCGCATTGTCCCAGTTTATCCCCTAACGGAGGGTGTGGGGGCCGATGGGGTGCGACGATCAGTAGTAGCAGTGTTACCCGCCGCAGACTTGCTTCAAGATGCCCTACCAGAGGCCATTCGCCAGCAGTATGGCCTAGAAGACTTGTCAAGGGCGATCGCCCACATCCACTTTCCTCCTGATCGAGAG
Above is a window of Cyanobacteriota bacterium DNA encoding:
- a CDS encoding precorrin-8X methylmutase, whose translation is MEWHSTDAQSLAIIDQEIGDHSFSPAEYEILRRVIYATADFEYKSLIRFSEQSLQAGAAALAARTTIIVDAPMVQVGITPLIQATFANPVYCSMDALTRPQKEKTRIAWGIETLAQRYPEGIFVVGQAQTALATIVEMIEQEAIRPALVIGATAGFIDADVLKDRLRDSLVPHIRIDGRKGSSVVAVAILEGLIELAWEAYGKEPL
- a CDS encoding proteasome-type protease, which produces MTYCLGIVTCYGLVMAADSRTNAGVDYISTYQKLFNFSQPGDRVILICTAGNLAITQSVLTALKRDLSLADTPNLHTMPTLYDAARYVGNKVREVQTYDREWLQKDGIDFQCSFLLGGQIQGQATELFLIYSQGNCIQATPETPFLQIGEAKYGKPILDRIVTCETSLEAATKAALLSIDSTMRSNASVGPPIHLMKYYVNSFVIDHQIQLNSGDPYLITMRKLWESSLRDAFDQIPDPSWH